In Gemmatimonadaceae bacterium, the following proteins share a genomic window:
- a CDS encoding cyanophycinase yields the protein MSPSKVPAHASRGYIIPIGGRIGDSDILEHFVYLCGARSATIAILPTASSDASTGRDYETLFLKLGAKRAKAVAIERRSDADDEDYLAVLEHADGVFLTGGNQLKLSTTLGGTPVAKLLRRRNASGQHVAGTSAGAAFLSEHMIAFGEEGPTPKVGMATLAPGLGLTNRVVIDQHFRQRDRLGRLLMALALNPFAVGLGLDEDTAAFIGPDEVIEIRGSGGITCIDPSRVEYSSADHTDRGQPVSLVGVQLHILTHGATYNLHTRKATVSTLQPAE from the coding sequence TTGTCCCCTTCCAAAGTCCCCGCCCACGCCAGCCGCGGCTACATCATCCCCATCGGCGGCCGCATTGGCGATTCGGATATCCTCGAGCACTTCGTCTACCTGTGCGGCGCGCGCTCGGCCACAATCGCCATCCTGCCAACCGCCTCGTCGGATGCATCGACCGGGCGCGACTACGAGACGCTCTTCCTCAAGCTCGGCGCCAAGCGGGCCAAGGCGGTGGCCATCGAACGGCGCAGCGACGCCGACGACGAGGATTACCTCGCCGTGCTGGAGCACGCCGACGGCGTCTTCCTCACCGGCGGCAACCAGCTCAAGCTCTCCACCACGTTAGGCGGGACACCGGTCGCCAAGCTCCTGCGACGGCGCAACGCCAGCGGGCAGCACGTCGCCGGGACGTCGGCCGGCGCGGCGTTCCTCTCCGAGCACATGATCGCCTTCGGCGAGGAAGGGCCGACCCCTAAAGTCGGAATGGCGACGCTGGCCCCCGGGCTCGGCCTCACCAACCGCGTCGTCATCGACCAGCACTTTCGCCAGCGCGACCGGCTGGGGCGCCTGCTGATGGCGCTGGCGCTCAACCCGTTTGCCGTGGGGCTGGGGCTCGACGAGGACACCGCCGCCTTCATCGGCCCGGACGAGGTGATCGAGATCCGCGGCTCGGGCGGCATCACCTGCATCGACCCGTCGCGCGTGGAGTACTCCAGCGCCGACCACACCGACCGCGGACAACCCGTCTCGCTCGTCGGCGTGCAGCTGCACATCCTCACCCACGGCGCCACCTACAACCTCCACACCCGCAAGGCCACCGTCAGCACGTTGCAGCCGGCGGAGTAG